In a single window of the Streptomyces sp. CGMCC 4.7035 genome:
- a CDS encoding LamB/YcsF family protein, producing MIDLNADLGEGFGRWRLTDDERLLSVVTSANVACGFHAGDAATMRRVCELAAERGVRIGAQVSYRDLAGFGRRAMDVPPAELAAEVAYQIGALEVFARAAGSRVSYVKPHGALYNRVVHDERQAEAVVDGVLLADATLPVLGLPGSRFLEVAEKAGLPVVTEAFADRAYTDEGTLVPRGQDGAVVTDPDTVVERSVSLARLGVVTAYSGRDIPVRARSLCLHGDTPGAVDLARRVRAELEASGVRVEAFA from the coding sequence ATGATCGATCTGAACGCCGACCTCGGCGAGGGGTTCGGCCGCTGGCGGCTCACCGACGACGAGCGGCTGCTGTCCGTCGTCACGAGTGCCAACGTGGCCTGCGGTTTCCACGCCGGGGACGCGGCCACCATGCGGCGGGTGTGCGAGCTGGCGGCCGAACGGGGCGTACGGATCGGCGCCCAGGTCTCCTACCGGGACCTGGCCGGTTTCGGGCGGCGCGCGATGGACGTGCCGCCCGCCGAGCTGGCGGCCGAAGTGGCGTACCAGATCGGCGCCTTGGAGGTCTTCGCGCGCGCGGCGGGCTCCCGGGTGTCGTACGTGAAGCCGCACGGCGCGCTGTACAACCGGGTGGTCCACGACGAGCGGCAGGCGGAGGCGGTGGTCGACGGCGTGCTGCTCGCCGACGCCACGCTGCCTGTGCTCGGGCTGCCCGGGTCTCGGTTCCTGGAGGTGGCGGAGAAGGCCGGACTGCCCGTCGTCACCGAGGCGTTCGCGGACCGCGCGTACACCGACGAGGGCACGCTGGTGCCACGCGGTCAGGACGGTGCGGTGGTCACCGACCCCGACACGGTCGTGGAGCGCTCGGTGAGCCTCGCCCGCCTCGGCGTCGTCACCGCGTACTCCGGGCGCGACATCCCGGTGCGAGCACGTTCCTTGTGCCTGCACGGGGACACGC